The following nucleotide sequence is from Acyrthosiphon pisum isolate AL4f chromosome A2, pea_aphid_22Mar2018_4r6ur, whole genome shotgun sequence.
AAATTGTACTGATCttgaaattgaatatatttaaataacgtcTAAGTGGTTCAGATTATAGTCGGAAATTAATTCCACAAAATTAGGAATGGTATAAATACTTGTCGTCTGATGTgcttaaattatatgtaaattctaaattaataaatgagaCGATTTAATTCACAcaacttatacctatattctatatatatatttgctcTGTGAAGTGTAAACACGACTTTATTCAAGTTGTCATCGTCATGTTCATTTCGATGGTGCACTCATTGATGTGGGTGTAGGGGGTGGTTCATgtcgtctatatattatattaatattgtgctaAAAATCAGTTGTAGCATTCGCATACAAAGAACGAAAActatgtaaaaagaaaaaaaaaatcgaagacTATCTAACACACTGTTTACTGCAAGGCGCGTAGATCATCGGTCATCGGGGAAAAACAAGAacgtctaaaaaataaattgaactaaTGATAGTACGAATTCGTGATTAACAAAAAACAACGGGaattggtgttaaatttgaatatttctcAGGGACTATCATGTACTATTAACGCACGAACAAAaacgaagtaggtacctatatttgcgCCATTGTCGGTTTagctataggtatacttataaatcaTCGCCACCGTTCACGACCATTATCGGTTTTCGCAaacaaaatacctataggtGGTTATTCTAACCGAAAACATaatatcgtgtataatataggcGATTAAAATCATGGACTCCGAGCaagtaaattatgtatacatgacAATGACATGTGTGCGTGATGatgttatagtttatattaatagttatacataaCTGTGATAGCGGTACTTACtacctatacactatattatgtagaataaaCCGTACGCATATCTATAGATGACTTAGGCGAAAGATACGAATCGAACCGACCCCGGGTGGAGGAGTCGGTTTATACTACGCTCTGTGTATCGTTTGAAGTTGGTCTTGTGATTTTGCAATCgagtttattttctttttgttcGGGGAGGTTTTCCTTACCAACAACAGTCGACGTAGCGATGGTGATGGTGGTGGAGGTGATGACTATGGTGACTGGTTGAGGTTGTAGCGGTGGTGGTACTGACTGTCCGCCACCGTCATACAGGCAATAAGATGTCAGCGCCGTTCATACCGCTGTGGACGCGCATGTGCCTGTTTAAGTTTCCAGACTGGGAGAACCGGAGTAGGCACAGCTTGCACTGGTACGGCTTCTCGCCCGAGTGTATCCTCAGGTGTTTGGTAAGCGTGGACGAGTCGCTGAATGCTTTCTTGCACAACCGGCACCTGTACGGCCGCTCGCCCGAGTGGGTGCGCATGTGGGTCGTGACGGACGACGACTGCGAGAACCGCCGGTCACATATCTGACACCGGAACGGCTTTTCGCCAGAGTGGGTGCGTACGTGCGCCGTCAGGTTGGCCGCCTGGCTGAACGATTTGTTGCAATCGTCGCACCGGTACGGTTTTTCACCCGAGTGCGTGCGCAGGTGGGTTTTGAGCGTGCTGGGACGGGCGTACGTCTTGCCACATATCCGGCACATGTTAGGCCGGCAGCCATCCTCACCGATGGTCGCCGACCCGACAGGAGAACATTCGGCGCCGCCCATACCGCAGCCACTCACCGACATAAGGATTTCGGCGCATGGTTTCAGGTCCTTGCAATCGTCGTCGATCATTGCCGCAGACGAGGACGACGACTGCGCTGGAACAGCCGGTTGTATGTTGCACGCAAACGGTGGGGGTGGTAGTTGGGACGCTATCGGGTCCTGTGGCCGGAAGTCGGCCGTGAACGAATACGTGGCTGCCGACGGGTAACCACCGTTGCCCATAGCCACCAATGGACTCAACAGGCCTTGGTGGTGGTGCACCGGGCCgtgatggtggtggtggagATGATGTACCGGTGATGGTGATGCTGGAAGAGTCCACCCGACCTGCAAtacgatatattaataattagtatggTACCTTCAGAAGTAGGCTCGGAAAAATTACTGTACAATTGATGAAAAACTGGTATGATTTGATCACAATGAAATTAGTccattatttatcaaaattaacttCGTTAAACCATCGTAACCAGGGTCGGTCTGGACAGCTGACTAAGCGAAGATTGCCTGGGGCCTTCGGATATTTGTCAATATATTTGGTGCCCAATGGAGCAAAATGGAAAAAATGTGGGCAAGCGGGTgttgctctgttgtacagtaggttacaagtgggtcactgtaacggatggtgttaaatttgaattcaataatataatatcattgtagaagaaaaacgattctaagcgaacACGGCGAGTCAGCCTATAGTAAATCACGGACGAAAAGTCCGTTATGAAAATAGTTGGAGGTCATCGTTCATTGGAAAgacgattaatttttttgattattggacaaaaagtccgaaaatacaaaattgtataaaaaatgttcatataaaattatagtataatattattatataggtaggtacgagtatatagtacacataatatttacgtCTTACCCAGGTTTCccctttataattttattaatagaatgatacaatatgtataaagtacaattattatataaacccgattacaatataatattagtaggtacctattggtcTGTATGTTATCTTAAGAAAATGAATATCACATAGTtttcacacaatataataaataaatcggtaaattgtaatacaaaatatttttaaaaaatgtataataattaaaattattaaatgataaagtacggttaggttaggttaggttggagttttaattataaatgaaaatgcaatggtcaattttgtatttttggacTTTTTGACTCGCCTATGACAGGGATGTGACGAACCTTTTGATAACTGcgtgtcaaatcaaaatgtattgtttgattttatttgcttCGCGTGTCAGAAACTTTGCAGACCTTTTTTTTAGTCGTCGTGTAAGGCATCCGAAACTATCTGTTGACGACTGTCGACTGTTCTGTTGTACCTACGTTTGTACGTACACGCGATAaacgaatttattgataatctaatctaaacgtttacgagcttaggaaatggaaagtacagattacaatatcttacgatatattccaataataagttaaagatagtttcaaattatcaataatttttttggaaagtgaagaaaaaattatgaattatattttaaattggccTTTTACTGAAATAATGCGCCAAAtaaggttcgccatccctggcctatgatattactaagtatatttgattatattattgtgaataaggtaatttttatgttacctatttacgtggaactgaacttgtttaaaatttcaatccttagctatacaaattgtgcctatatataattaatatttttaagctgctattgtaaaaatacatcagtagccttgtattaatttttcacgctttttgtcccattaaataacatttgattgatatttatagaaaaaaaaactaaaaaaattgaaattttaagttgtccgtaaacaggtcaaaacgagtcaaaatatattaaaaatgttaaggtcCCCACCCACTGCAGTGGTAGCGGTTACGGCAAAATGAGTCCGGACACAACTTTACCACCACCGCCAAGTCAAAAGAATTTTACCACTACCGCTGCAGTGGGTGGCGAactttatggtgtatagaaaatgaaaatataaacattcagtgaaattttcatctgtctagttatttgtttttgattaacaacaaaataacaaagtcgctacatgagaaatcgagtgaaacccagtcttgtaaaaatatgaacttcaaacgctcataaaatgtaatttaatttgtttgtagacatttttttttgataaaggtagacaaacttatgaataatcttgtattacattttcaaatcttggatttaaaaagaaaaaaatttttgaattctcaactcaaaataatgtgCACATTCTCGTGATTTTCacgtattttattactttaaattcctataaaaaataattgtgaatgtattttaaattttaatgtattccaactataatattttttttttcttggtctTGAAATTGTACAATTTGTGCTTTGACTACTATGGTCATTAGCGTATAAcatgaatataaatacattacatttataatggagaacataattttatacacagaacacaatgatattttcaagtGCGCTGTTTaaggtaaaaattaattctacctacctactgtatcattactttaatagcattagtattataaaatatacttattgtaaaatCGGCTGACCGTTTTatctcagaatcatttttagtgtacaatgattttatgtgattgaattcaaaatgtaactCATACATTCCAGTGACCCACACGACGCCTAATGTACAGTCGTTCAGCAgagcttaataaaataattttattgtaatatattattaaatagcagttaatttttttttaaatttttatgcgGCATCAGGAATCATCAAAAATATCTGGTCCAGCACTGATTGTAACTatctaatattttcattgtatcataaaattattgacAACTTGATAAGGTTTAagaaataggtaagtacttttCCGTTATCGAGACTGCCTCTATAGTAATAATCAGCCATCAGGTAATGATAATGGTCAAttgttttttagtaaatatgttTCATTGAGTATGTGGACCGATAAATGGGTGaaaatgagttttaaaataagCGAAACGTGAATATAATGTCTTAAgttaggttatataatattagcatagatacttttttgtttctgtctataaaccaatatttttataaaaaattttagatatatctaataatacaattatgttagAAATATGTGAAGTCAAATTTTACGCATCAATTTAATTCATTGACTAAGATTTAAACGTAGCCCGtagatattatacttacctagctactttttaagctattaaagaaatatatgcAAATGAGCTAGTACATGAAGAGTGGAGggtatatttttttcgataaattcataaaaattaatttaatcgaataatagtaatacattatagtttccaatttataataaaacaaatgcaatatattattttacctaagaACTTGCTCATTTCAGTGGCATAAAATGTGAATTGTGTAAAATATGTGATGCTTTAGTCATAGATATGTGTATAGATATGTTACTAAACTTGACCGATCGTGTgcggtaaaatattttataatttataaccatatagttaaaaaaaaaattaccggtTGACACCCGAACTGAGCGTCTCCGTGTATCGGAGCGTACCCGTGCATGGTCATGTTCATGCTGACGTTCACACTCATGCTGGGGAATTGATGCTGTTGGACCTGTTGCTGCTGGTGGCCGCCTCCGAGCGTGGTCCAGCACGTCTGATCGCCGTATGACGAACCATAGTCGATCAGTGGTTGCGAATCGTCCTGTATGtacaaacatatattaaaaaataataatattaaattgattaatgtaTTTGATTTACGATGTAAGTGTAACCGGGGCGATTTTCAATTGAATTCCCATTGTAAGTCTAGCGGGATGGAAGGATTATAGGTACGTTGCATATTCCAGTGGTACACCCAGGAACCGGATCCTCCTGGCCAGTGGCTAATGccatagtatttttttctaaagattCCCTAACATTGTCATGAAAAAATATCAAGGCTTTGCACCCGTTTAGCCCGTATAGCCAAAACCCTTaaaaaaacccttaaaaattatcaaaaccgtAGACCCCCATATAACCCGATTGATTTTGATGACGTACAAGGTATAACCCGAAACatccaaaaccgaaattaaattcgggttttaacccataacccgtataaaaaaatattacattttcaagtgacatgaatttgtatgtatatttcatggagaattcagtttttcataattgggAACATTGGTTACACGTGACAATTGTGATAcaattgataaattgttttgaattatgttattttaaaattttaatataatattatattaaagtttattgCAACCGATCTTCGTATATcccttataacttataacattttgattataaggaataatcaataatttataaatgtatttattcaaaataaaattttaatatttgattcaataacttatttcattttattttattactatttaacactttgttgttaaaacatttaatatttaatattataaaatgtattataataatattataatattaaattaaattatcttacgTGTGTCACTACTGTATTAGACATCAGTACTGAAAGAttgattgtataattattaactttatactttgcttaatcaaatttaacactacgcacaacaaaattgatatattagtCGATTTTAAATACCCCATAACTCATAACTCGAATAAATAAACTGGCTAAACAAAACCCATATTCTTCAAAATAAAGAAAACCTGAAACCACaacctctatttttatttgaagcacccgaaaccataacccgaataaatgaTTTGGGTACAAAGCcttgaaaaatattgatgtcataggtatatatcaaataattgtgtttattaagcaataaaatgtatgtatatattcagaaaataaatagaaaaacagtatttaaatacatttttttggtacCCCCTAACCCCCTCCTCTTtaataaatcctggttgcgccactgttgcCCGGACTATATAGAATTACCtagtatatttaggtatatcatCTTAAATCTATATAGTGTAAATTACAATTAGTTTTTTAAGTATTACTAATTCGAATACTCGATTGTAAAATTTCttgatttacaaatataatttcaatatatttaaacttaaaccCGATTTTCCAATCAATGCATTCTATGAATTTAtgattacctacttaaattgcTTTGTTatgtgataattaataatatacattttttaaatgaaataatattgacacaaatataattgacgaggtaatattaataatttgatacagATACGTGTAATTCAGTATATTCTTACATATTTTCAAAGCACGTGTGGGTTTCATATTactttttacatataatattggtatatattatattatattattattttataaaacggcATAATTAACTCTAGTTAATACACTttaggtactgaattaatagaaaataCTGTAGGTATCTCTTTAAAgttggtaatttgttttaatttttactataggtaattaaaGTTACAATGCCCCATAGCCCTGATATACTACTGGAAAAGTTTATTTTGTCAATGTATTACATTACAGGCGCACAGTaccatttcaaaataaatttaaaaatataaaattttataatcatacgtttatttttaacttgtttatgattttatcaacGTGGAAATTGTAAGTCTTATGAGGTTTTTTCccgttatttttaatgaaactatacatatataatttttatgacggaaatacaatgtttttcggattttttatttttgttattattttattgtaggtgTATTAATgacattaagaggatgtcagcgcactattcgttttctctcactggcccacgcgcaacatagacaaaacgcgtttacgcaaaatcattttttctatgcgtttaagtaatcttagagtaaagtcacctattacaaaagagatagagaataatacttttaaaggaatgacatatcgatttgtctaaatattgtgtcaaaacaatttaaacatcatttaaatttacaaaaattttttatttattttgaaagtggaatacaaGACATCCTCTTAAGGAACTTATGCTGATAGAGTTTtgccttttttttaaagatttattttgaaatgggATTAGAGCCGTTAAAATGATTTCAGACCACTGTGAGACgtacaaaatagtattttaatgagTTTATCAAAAACGTGGAGAAAATAATGGAGGTGCGAGGTGTTTCAGGAATAAGATATGACAACTTAACATTTATAAGTGTGAGATCATCATTCTTTACACATAGACCGGCGACCGGCCATGTGACAATGTACTCGTATCACATTACTCGAAATATGTCGAAGAtcgtattttcaaatattcgGATTTTTACAGTATGAACTGAAGGAGTGCCGCTTGTAATAAACCGATGgcgtgattcatttttatttttgtcaaaatagattatataatatattcaagacCTATGCAACCATCGATCCCTGGAAACCAGTGCCTCGATAAAACTAATACCAGATCACTAAGTTCGCCGAAGACCAATACATTCGGGAGTTCGGGATAAACACGATCGTAAGttgttagaataatataatagaattgtataatatgttaaaacaaatataatattatagtttatattactacctatacttAGTGTCTTAGTCAAAAATCAACTGTTCTTTTTTCAATAAACTTATCCTACCTTCCAAACGCGTGAGACCGCTCTGCAGCGTCTTAGAAATGTATTAAGCGGATTGAGCGATCACTACTCACtgaatggatataatattatattatacttagtacttacattGTGATTGGTGGACAGCCCATACGCCTGATCGTGCTGTTGATGTTGTTCGTCAACTGAGGATTGTGGTGTTGGTACGGTGTGTTTGAGAGACATTAATACGTCGGCCATGTCTCCACACGGTTtgctgtaaaatgtaaaaattataattaaatagcgTGTACAATCGATACATAAATACAGGGTTGGGCAGTATCaaagatacaattattgtatcttGCATCTTGTATcgtgatatataattttgaagtaTCAAGTATCATGTAccatgatacattttatactaagtatcatgtatcttttttttttgaaagatacaagtttctatttttatcaacatttgtactgaataataatagtaccaaGAAAATTCGAAAATTCGATTTGCAGGACACTCAAAActcaaataaaagtaataactgtgataattttttttgtgtgtctatcattaacattatatcgtatataatttcGCCGCAGATAGtgtttttacgaaaaattgtCCAGGCGCAATCGAGCCGAAATGAACAATAATGAAGACATTTACCATGCAATCTCTTAGACAATATACttgtaagataattttaaaaatattaaattaaattattaccagTTATCTATAACAATTtcatatctataatatctatctaCAGTGATACATAGATAAGCACTAAACTGAAATTTTCgttctcataaaatatgaatccGATACCTAGGTCtttcacacaatataataaaaaaattaaaagtacagaTAAGCAATTACAGTATACTATTCGCAttgttgtacaatttatttcGTTCTGTCTTCTGTGTGACTGTTAAACtagttaacaaaattaatttggaagtaatcaataaaagtaaaaataaattactccaAAAAATCGATTGGGAAGTAAGCTACGTTCCTAAGTTTTAATGTGTATAACGCTAcacagaattatttaaaaatcgacCTTCTTAGCGCTAATGACCGCATTAAATGACGTAAAATAAAGACTCAACAATTTCTTAATCATAGGTTGTAAGTGAACACACCGTATTATCtacattttgaaaacaactaatatttaaaaaaaaaatatttttaccataacttaaattaaattgagcgtttttatttgaaagtacCCCATCAAATTAGGTATGGAAAACacgcattttgaaaaaaaaaatcaaaaaacgcTTGAGAGCTGAACTGCATTTATGTAAAACTTGAAGTTTTTTAACTAGGATTTAACTTAGGATTTAAAACACGATatttttgtgtaggtacctatatttttagattctgagtggaacgatgaatgtattgattttacaatgatatgtgtttttttttgttttttatttttaatttttttttttcgtctgtgtacacgataagtagtcgaaataatgcttagattttcatcTTCactatcttgttcgattggaaagtgaatattgttggtgcattggggagttcagaatttaaaattcccagtaatattcaaaagcgccatgaaaaattaaggaaaaacgggaatttttacgaaaatcgatttttctttggtttttggtgtaactttaaaacaaatgatagatgaaattttcactggttgtttatatttgcattttctatacacgataaaatgtttaaaatattttgatttattttgaactgtttagggacattttcagtatccaattttattagtttacttttctataaatgtcaataaaactttatttgctGAGTAAaattgcttgaaaatttaatacaaagctcatactatattgttacattaacattcgaaaaatattaaaaattcttagtcacagttttttttttaagcgtttaaagttcaaatcttgacaaaatatggaaaaatcacgaaaactatcaaattatgttgagttaagaattcatgaaaaatgttcttattaaatgtaatatatgaaaatttaatacaaaattctttataagtttgtctacttttatcaaaaaaaaaatgttcataagaaagtcaaactaaattattatgatcgtttgaaatttttacaacattggatattcactcgatttctcatgtagcgatttcttattttgttgtaattcaaaaacgaataactgtagatacatgtaaatttcactaaatgttaattttatcaattcttacttgataacattttcaaaatattttgactattttgagctgtgtacggacagtttcatatttcaatttttttatttttttttctatgaatatcaataaagttttatttgttgggccaaaaagtgtgaaaatttaatacaaggctcctgatatgttgttataataaatataaagtgaaaaatattaaaaatacataatcacaatttttttttattagcatttaaagattgaattttgacaaaattaatcaaatttaaaattgaataattattttgtagttgaaaatttataaaatgttcaacttttatgtctaaagattgaaaatttaaaacaagattccacgtaagtagttaattctgttaccaaaaaatctaaaatgacactaaaaatttttttttttttgcagcatTACCATTtacaaatgattaatttaagttaGGCATCACCATAATGgaatttataaaacaacaattacAGAATTTAAAACAACGTATTTGAGGCGTCAACCGCTAATTTTTCCAGCATATCTTACAATGTTATTTGTAGTAATTTTATGAAACCTATAAacgatgaagaaaaaaaaacattctatatctattattttgtattatttgtacttttaagaagatgaattattaaattatttgtatagtccacatatgtatattgtacactggagaacattttaatatttattttttctaattattatttgaattacttatattaagtGCAAGCACgttttatgcttaaaaaaatattttgtgtttaactTTTAAGCCGGAGACCAATTGTCTccgtgtatacaattttaacaggGAACAATCATCCCATACGTCGTTTTTTTCGCGGGgaccaataaattattgtccaagatccgtataatataattatactgtgGTTAGTGTGTGATGCCGTGGCGGCATATTCCCACCGCGATTGTCAGTTTACGGTTAGCTGCTGCACGACCGGGACAACACACTATCGccgtacctacttacttatagcattgattaaataaactaatatactagtatatttaatcaatgcttATAGATACCTAGCTAGGATATTTTTGTACAGGAAAACGGTCGTCGATATTCCAACTAAACGAATCGGCCAGCACTCGCCGCCACATAAAGCCCATCATCTTCTCGACGTTGACGGTCCGGAGAAATGTATTGCCCACTTGCCCGTTTTCCAAGGATTACCCACCAGGTGCAGGGACGCGCCAAGGTAAGAATAAGATGCACAACGATGATGTTATGGCAAATGCCATAACATTGTAATAGTCAatagtgtattaaatattaatgcataacctatataataggtacaatagttacatattatataattcacaaaTTCTTCGTagtggaatatattatataggtacatattaactTACACACACCTACAtgacagttttttatttatttatattttatcatattaatacatatcatatatatggaatatatatgattaatggaaacatattatgttgatgacctaaaaaagAATGcttgaattttttgaaatatttactgtttaaatgtaatatgtaattgtgTAGCTACATGAAACAGCATTCAATAATTCACTACTGTCAAATGtcaatagtttaatttacaattaagcATTGATCAATCATCGAATACAAAATGATATACAAAatgacaaatgtataaaatatataatattcaataagaGTATAAATCGGCGTATCTATAAAGCATGACACGTGAGCACCTTTACGTAGTAAATCAAATCATGTAAGGCGATATAACAAAAACTCCCTATTcttcataatacaataaattatttttaaaaatgtaaacagttTCTTTGAtatctacaatttattaatttataaaaatgacaaacaattatatagatataaacaaaaaaatgaagtaataaacaaaataatgcaaaaaagtgcaaagttaaatttatatattttaaattagggtggcatgaaatttgtttttagctAAGAGCATTATGTAGGATTGATGGAGAAAAAATTCAtaagtcatcaacatcctatcTCTAATCGAtttgtcataattataaaaccCACGGctcttgaaaatgttattagtgaaagttaaaataattcctACATTtgtagaaaatagaaaaaataagactaattacctaaatatgttaaattaaatctaaccaaaatatttttaaaataatagagttACGCTCTTCCAGCTTAGATGATTTTTAGTATAGTGTAATAGGCTGTCGGAGCCAGCTATTTATAAAAGGGCACAAAAGcgtgaaatttaaataattttgtggcACCTTAGTGCTTTATTaccatacaaaatataagaatacctacctatggtaaaataaaatctcACCATTTCAACAATAAAAACGATTACACCTCGTAGAATACCTACTAGAAAAGTTGgattttggtaattttctttttattcaaaGGGGAAAACTTTATTCAGGTCATACTGGACTCAAGTTTATGATTAACTTTAANNNNNNNNNNNN
It contains:
- the LOC100167865 gene encoding protein glass isoform X1 codes for the protein MDWCAGGEDLLGDPTLLVAAGMLHGPTQFCTDTCCTPGLEQPNEQAVQFQQPAIVTVGGSYSKPCGDMADVLMSLKHTVPTPQSSVDEQHQQHDQAYGLSTNHNDDSQPLIDYGSSYGDQTCWTTLGGGHQQQQVQQHQFPSMSVNVSMNMTMHGYAPIHGDAQFGCQPVGWTLPASPSPVHHLHHHHHGPVHHHQGLLSPLVAMGNGGYPSAATYSFTADFRPQDPIASQLPPPPFACNIQPAVPAQSSSSSAAMIDDDCKDLKPCAEILMSVSGCGMGGAECSPVGSATIGEDGCRPNMCRICGKTYARPSTLKTHLRTHSGEKPYRCDDCNKSFSQAANLTAHVRTHSGEKPFRCQICDRRFSQSSSVTTHMRTHSGERPYRCRLCKKAFSDSSTLTKHLRIHSGEKPYQCKLCLLRFSQSGNLNRHMRVHSGMNGADILLPV
- the LOC100167865 gene encoding protein glass isoform X2, whose amino-acid sequence is METMHVLFKRESKPCGDMADVLMSLKHTVPTPQSSVDEQHQQHDQAYGLSTNHNDDSQPLIDYGSSYGDQTCWTTLGGGHQQQQVQQHQFPSMSVNVSMNMTMHGYAPIHGDAQFGCQPVGWTLPASPSPVHHLHHHHHGPVHHHQGLLSPLVAMGNGGYPSAATYSFTADFRPQDPIASQLPPPPFACNIQPAVPAQSSSSSAAMIDDDCKDLKPCAEILMSVSGCGMGGAECSPVGSATIGEDGCRPNMCRICGKTYARPSTLKTHLRTHSGEKPYRCDDCNKSFSQAANLTAHVRTHSGEKPFRCQICDRRFSQSSSVTTHMRTHSGERPYRCRLCKKAFSDSSTLTKHLRIHSGEKPYQCKLCLLRFSQSGNLNRHMRVHSGMNGADILLPV